The sequence TCGATGACATGCAGCAGCTTTCTGAAAACATTGGAAGTGCAAAGACACGTGTTGAGGGCTGCTCCTCATTCTTAAAAGCTGCTATCAAGTGAGActtaacacaaattaaaaataatctagattatattttacatttaccATGCTCCCTCTCTTTTCTTTGCAAGTAAATGCCAAATActgttgtgttttcttttttttttttgacaccgATCTGGTGTTTATAGTGGTGATTTGTCATTTCTTTCCTTACGCTCTAGTATGTTAATTTTCTGGTTTTGGTGAAAGAAAAAATTGCTGcatacaattattttaattgtatttataagCTGATGTGGCACATGCGAAAAAGAAAAGCTTCTATGATAGACCTTAGAACTAATTCAGGAAACAGAAAGGTAATTGGATAAGTTTGTTCTGTCTCATTTCATTTAAGAATCGATATCTATGGAGATTACAATTGTGGGAATATTCTGGATCCTTGTCCTTTTCTAGAGTTGTCCCTTATGCGTAATCGCTGAGGTGTGTTGGCCTCCTGGTGGTCCTCCTTGGTCTGTTAGTGGCCATGACACTAATGCTATCATCACCCCGTCCAGGAGAAGAACCTTATCCTCAAGGTTATAGGATACCCGAACATTGTCCCAATGTTCCCAGCTGGTGtctttgggagccaatccaatccatTGTACTAGAGCCAGTTTGATGGGTGACACATTTGCATTATTCCATTTCCATTCGAGAACTTGAAGTGGCTCAACAACTAGGTATCCAAACTCATGGAGGGAGAGAATATGGAATATTAGGGAGTAGTCCCTGAGGTTGTTTCAGCAATGAAACATGAAATACTGGGTGAATTTTAGAGGTCTCCGGCAACTTGAGACGGTAAGCAATGGGACCAATGCACTCCTTGATAAAAAATGGGCCATAGAAACGTTTGGATAACTTGGTGTATGCTAGTGTCAGCGAGGTTTGGCAGTAAGGATGAAGCCTTACATAGACCCAGTCATTGACAACGAATTGAACGGTGCTTATCTGCCGTATATAGTCGTTTAAGCTGTGGAGGCGGTGCTATAAAGCCGAGTGAATTGCAGCTCGTGCAGAAAGCAATGTATCAACCGCCTCTACATGAGAAGATCCTTGCAAATATTGGGGAATTGATGGTGGTGGCTTCCCATAAGTGACTTCGAAAGGTGAGAGGCCTGTGCTGGGGTGTACAGATGTATTGTACGACCATTCCGCAAGGGACAAGAATTTAAACTATTGTGATGGTCTACCATGAACGAACAAATGTAGGTATTACTCCAATACCCAATAGAGGACCTCCGTTTGTCCGTCAGTCTGTGAGTGATATGTCGTGCTCATGCGAAGCTTAATTCCACTTACCCAAAAACATTGATAAACAGGGGATCCTTATTTGACACCAAGCTACGTGGGAACCCGTGTGATTTGCAGACCATATCCAGGAAAAAGAACTACAACCTTGTGCTCGGTGTAATGGGAAGTAAGAGCACCAAAATGGGCCCTTTTTGAATAACGGTCCATGACCACCTGGATTGAGGTTAATCCATTTGATGGAGGCAATCCTGTAATGAAGGCCAGGAACAAGTCTTCCCATATGGACGAAGAGATAGGTAAATGTTGAAGTAGGCCTGTGGGTTTCTTGGCTTCAACCTTTACCAATCCCTTCGTCCATATGGGAAGACTTGTCTCTCGACTTCATTATAGGATTGCCTCCATCAAACGAATTCACCTCAATCTTGGTGGTCGTGGATCGTTATTCAAAAAAGGACCCATTTCGATGCTTCCCATTCCATTGTGCATAAGGTAGCAGTTCTTTTCTTGTATATGGTATGGAAATTACACGGGTTCCCACGTAGCTTGGTGTCGGATAGCGACCCCCTATTCATCAATGTTTTTTGACACAAACTGTTCCGGATAAGTGGAACCAAGCTTTGCATGAACATGACATATCACCCACAGACTAATGGGTAGACGGAGGTCCTCAATTGGGTATTGGAGTAATACCTACATTCGTTCGTCCATGGTAGACCATCACAATGGTTTAAATTCTTATCCCTCACGGAATGTTCATACAATACATCTGTACACTCTAGCACAAGCCTCTCACCTTTCGAAGTCACTTGTGGGAAGCTACCACCATCAATTACCCGGTATTTGCAAGGATCCTCTCACGTAGAGGTGGTTGATACATTGCTTTCGGCACGAGCTGCAATTCACTCGGCTTTACAACGCCGCCTACACAAAGCTCAAATGGCTATGAAACATATTGTAGATAAGCACATAAGCACTGTCACGACGTTCAATTCGCTGTAGGTGACTGGGTCCATAGTTGTGAAACCCGGTTTGGTCCAACCAAAACCCATTGGCTTAATCGGCCAGTTTTACTATTGGATCGGTCACGCAATTGACCCGGCCGGTTAGGTCACTGGATCCCGGTTAGACTAGTTTGACCCAgctgattttacaaaaaaataaaaaagaaaatggaccaCCTCTACGATGCCGTTTTGATGTCTCATTATTATCAATTGTTATTTTGGATTTTGGAGTATGGATGAACTTTTCTTACTCAAATAATGTTAGttataacatatataatagatacatatatgattttgaatttttaatatatatcggGTCAATTACTGACCCACCAGTTAGACCATTGACCCACTATTTCGACCGAGTCAATGACCGAATCGGGTTTCACAACTATGATTAGATCTATGTTAGGCTTCGTCCTTACCGCCAAACCTCGTCTGCACCAGCATACACCAAGTtatccaaaatatttttatggccCGTTTTTTATTGAAGAGCGCATTGGTCCCGTTGCTTACCGTCAAGTTGCTGGAGACCTCTAAAATTCACCTAGTATTTCATGTTTCATTGCTGAAACAACATCAGGGACCACTCCCTAATATTCCAGATTCTCTCCCTCCCATGAGTTCAGATAACCATCTAGTTGTTGAGCCACTTCAAGTTCTCGAATGGAAATGTGATAATGCGTGCCACCCACCAAACTGGTTCTGGTACAATGGACTGGATTAGCTCCTGAAGACACCAGCGGGAAACATTGGGACAATATCTGGGTATCCTataaccttgaggacaaggttctTCTCCCGGACCGTGGTGATGATAGCAATAGTGCCATGGCCACTAATAGACCAAGGAGGACCATGGCCACTAATAGACCAAGGAGGACCACCAGGATGCCAACACACCTCAGCGATTATGCATAAGGAACAGCTCAAGAAAAGGACAAGCATCCAGAATATTTCCACAATCTCGTTAACAAATTCACTAATTCTGTTATTTGCAATTAGTGTATTCCTAGCTGGCCAAGGACAGCTTTTCTATGCTTGTAATCTCCATAAATATCGATTTTGAAATGAAATGAGACAGAACAAACTTGTCCAATTACCTTTCTTCTTCCTGCATTAGTTCTAAGGTCTATCAACTAACATCCCAATCATAAGCATACTGTATTTTTGTTGCACGTGTAGGAAGCTAGGTCCTAATGGTGTTGATTGACTCGTATAGCTGACCCCACTTGGTCGGATGAGGTttggtggttgttgttgttagCCGAGATGGACCTTGATTGTTTAAATTGGGCTGGCCATACAGAAAGAGCACTTGAAgaaatgattaaataaaaaaaggtgtCTTGCTAATGAGTAACTTAAAGTCACTAATTAAAGAAGCTTTGATACACTCTATTAACTAAGTGCATGTTTAGTGATTGATTTGTGGGAgattattgttttctttaaataaataaataaaatctgaaaGTTGGTAATAAGTGATTATTTCTTCTTACAAGTTCAAGAACACACACTCACTAATTGTTTCCAATTATTCAAAAATACAAGTGTTAAATtatttagggtgtgtttggtttgcattttcattttctgaaaactgttttcatttttaaaagattagaattctgaaaacatgtttggtttgacttcttgttttttgctttcaagaaataaaaacactgaaaatgtgttttcaaaagaaaatgtatttttagatttgcttaaaattttattccttgtccccttgttttcattttatccaaaatgaGGTTTCTGGTTTCAACTGAAAACATtgaaaacgagattttattgtttccagtttttggttcgtttgggaaaatattttcactgaaaataaaaacaaaaatccaaccaaacacatttccatcactattttctatttccagtgaaaatgaaaacagaaaacaaccaaaccaaacacccccttatatattgatatttttttattctttttttagtttcctTAACTAGTGTCTttacaaagttattttttttgggaGGGGTAGCACCCTTCAAACtggatataatattataattagccTCTCCACATGAGGGGCATATATCTACCCTCCCCAAATTCACTTGGTAGGAACCTTGTGCATAGGTCACCCCTTTTCTTTATTATGATAATTTGTTCCTCTAAATAGCATTTATATCTTTGCTGCTATTGTATTCAGGTGGTCCGCCGAACATGGAGCAAATAATAATGGATCTCCAGAGCTGCACATCATGCTAGCTGAGTACATATTTTCTGAAAGTCCTGAGGTGGTGAGTTTCACAATGGTTTTTCTGGAATTTATATACtttccaagttttttttttttaaatcaacatCTCTGTGAAACTTTTCTTATCTTTGATTTTGTAGAAGAAAAACATGATTGTTGATATGTAAAGGCTTATCTGTTTCAACATTTAATAAACATTGATTTAGTTGGCTAACTTTAGGTTTTTTGGGTGCACTGGGTACATGAAGATAAGGGGAATTTGGAAGCCATGGTGTGGATGTTTGGAGAGTCAAATTGTTAGTTATTTAGGTGCTAtataagattttgaatttgaagggATTAAGGAAATATCTGGCTGGGAACATTATGGTTTTAATGGGAAGAGTTTTTTTAGTGCTGTTAGCCAAGTAAATAGGTAGctgttaaaattaaagaaaactgGGAATGAgatgagaaaaagaaattgccaaggtTCTCTGGGTTCAGAATTGGTTTATTTGCAAATTGTAGCAGACTAGCAGGTCATCTCTCTCAGAACATTAGGTTTATTTTCaaattgagtttgaaaaagGTTACGAGTGAGTGAGCTATGGCTTCCGAAACCATGTTATTGATAGAAATGTTTTTGGTACTAGATATAGATGATGAAATTATTGGATGTTTCCCGACTGCTACTTTCTCTGTGATTGtgagtgacatttttgtaaggTAATCTGGGAGTCAGGCTTGGAGACTCTTCTcctttcttgtttattttagtGGTTGATATTTTAAGCTGATACTTTCAAGGGTGGTGTATAGGGACCTCATATAGGGTAGAGTTGGTTTAGGGCaggatacaattttttttggaagaggacagcaattgtttttttattcttatttctaCTCTTAATTTCCTTGAGTCTAGCAGTTAATACGAGACTGAGGCAatgcaaacataaaatttagtaTACTCTTAAGTCTTAAGTTAAATAGAACATGAAGAAATATAGTATACTGTTACATTGATTGTTGGAGCAAGTCATGTCTCTGAATTTTGGGCTGATATGGAAATGGCTTTATGCTGTAAAAAGCTTCGCtttccattaaaaaattaaaattattatgaccTTTATTTTTGGTGAATGACTATCAATATGTGTTTTATATGCAGGATATGGCTAAAGTGACGTATCATTTTGTGAGAGGAAATAATCCAAAGAAGTTTGCTTCTACTCTTGTGAGTTTTTTGGGCAAGGTCAGCCTCCTAACTTTTTTATTCCTTGTTATTTGGCTCAACTTTCCAAAATTATGTGGGCATATACCAAACAATTTTGATCTTACTTTTCTTAGGatgattttatttatgtcaTATTATTGGGtgattctctaatttaattggAGGAGGTAACTGATGcctttattttatagttttggCATAGTTTTGGGAAGGTTCAactgatatttttttcaaatgtagTGTTATCCTGGTGAAGACGATTTGGCCATTGCTCGGGCAGTTTTGAGGTAAATGTAATTTTCTCTTGAGATTCTCTAGCAATATTATCAAATTTTCTGAATATTGAATACCCAGGATGCTTATGATGCCTAAATAAACATTTATACTAGGatgaaatttatgtttttgcttATTGCATTACAACTGTAGTGCATAGATATTTCTCAgtataaatttttgttgtttttaagtGCATTTAACAATTTTAACTTGGCACAAATATCTTCTGTATATTGCAGTACGTATTAGAACTAACTGTTCATTCACTTCAttgtcaaaagtcaaaacaaacACTTCCTGTTAAGATCTCAGAATGCAAGATCAGGATATTGTTCTTGTaaataaaacaaacttaaaataaataagataagataatacAATCAGTCTTAAATTGTCCTCCACTCCCTGTTTTGCTATCTCTTAAGTGAtaattaaggatttttttactttagttgTCTTGTACTAATCATCATTGATGAGTAGAGGCATGCATCCACTGTTTTCAATGATGTTGACATACTTGTTATAAAATCCTTGTTTTGTTTGGTTAATGTCTTTCACCTGTAATTCCATGTAAATTTCAACAAGGTTTGAAACTGAGGAATTGCCCATTTCTTGCATGATAGGTACTTGTCTTCAGGCAATTTGAAAGATGCGAACATACTAATGGAAGAGATAAAGAAGCAAACTGAATCAGCTGAGGTTGCGTTTCCTAAGACAGAGTTGATGCAATTCATCACTTATCTTTTGCAAACGTAAGTTTTCTATGTTGCTCAACcaataaattgattaatttctGTTCTAAATACAGACATACAATACTTCAATTTAAAGGGGACTGGAAGCACTATAATttgatgaataattattttttatttgtttctgaatttaatttatatgaaaactTCACTTATACAAAGAGCGTTAATTGTGTTATTAAATTATGGCTCGATTCCTttgaaaggaagaaaataaagcAAACTAAAATTAAGCACCTTATTCTGCAGTAAGGAAAGGAAGAGAGACATAAGCAATTAGTTACCACTCAATAAAAGTGAAGCAAAGTGCTCGTGGTAGTATGCAATAAATTATGCACTTGATTAATTTCAGACGTGTTTAATGGGAAGAAGAGCTTTCTATTGTAAGAGCTGCAAATGTTTGGAGCTCCCATTATGTTGCATGACAATGCCTTAATTTTTGTTATGCCAGGTTGGAGAGAGATGCTTTGCCTCTTTTTAATATGTTGAGAACAAATTTTAAGCCAAGTATTGAGAGGGAGCCTGCGTTCAATGAGGTCAGATAACTTACATACCAAGTCATATGCTCTGTTTTCCTCTCTGTTGGTAGATAACAAT comes from Glycine soja cultivar W05 chromosome 20, ASM419377v2, whole genome shotgun sequence and encodes:
- the LOC114403227 gene encoding Golgi to ER traffic protein 4 homolog — protein: MSRQRSRRAELPPAQENIEKLEKVVNDGNYYGAQQMYKSVSARYVSAQRYSEALDILHSGACIQLSHGQVTCGAELALLFVETLGKGKIPYDEEILERLKKIYKSFPRVSLPQNLWDVDDMQQLSENIGSAKTRVEGCSSFLKAAIKWSAEHGANNNGSPELHIMLAEYIFSESPEVDMAKVTYHFVRGNNPKKFASTLVSFLGKCYPGEDDLAIARAVLRYLSSGNLKDANILMEEIKKQTESAEVAFPKTELMQFITYLLQTLERDALPLFNMLRTNFKPSIEREPAFNEMLDDIAERFFGVQRRNPMGMFGDIFKLMGAE